A single window of Bradyrhizobium daqingense DNA harbors:
- the qatD gene encoding Qat anti-phage system TatD family nuclease QatD gives MIDLHAHLDLYPDPQATTKECVERNLFVLSVTTTPSAWTGTAALAEGASRIRTALGLHPQLAHERRSELALFEDLLPRTRYVGEIGLDGGPELKATWDTQCRVFDNILRMCGSAGGRIMTVHSRRAAGPVLDALASRPDSGISVLHWFSGSRRELQRAIDQGCWFSVGPAMLNGERGRGLAALMPRERMLTESDGPFAQAEGRSLFPWDVAKTEPMLAELWSMGQDEVRDQLMSNLKRLTTQFAPENDRSTSKP, from the coding sequence GTGATCGATCTACATGCGCATCTCGACCTCTATCCGGATCCTCAAGCGACGACGAAGGAGTGCGTCGAGCGCAATCTGTTCGTTCTGTCCGTGACGACTACGCCGTCGGCTTGGACCGGGACAGCCGCACTCGCCGAGGGAGCCTCCCGTATTCGCACCGCGCTCGGTCTGCATCCGCAGCTTGCTCACGAACGCCGGAGCGAACTCGCGCTGTTTGAAGATTTGTTGCCGCGAACAAGATACGTCGGCGAGATCGGCCTCGACGGCGGCCCTGAACTGAAGGCAACGTGGGACACGCAGTGTCGGGTGTTCGACAATATCCTGCGAATGTGCGGATCGGCCGGCGGTCGCATCATGACGGTACATAGCCGCCGCGCAGCAGGCCCCGTCCTCGATGCACTGGCCTCGCGGCCCGATTCCGGCATCTCCGTGCTCCATTGGTTTTCGGGATCGCGCCGCGAACTGCAGCGGGCGATTGACCAAGGTTGCTGGTTCAGCGTCGGTCCGGCCATGCTCAACGGCGAACGAGGTCGCGGGTTGGCTGCACTAATGCCGCGCGAACGAATGTTGACCGAGTCAGATGGGCCTTTCGCGCAGGCAGAGGGGCGCTCGCTCTTTCCTTGGGACGTGGCGAAAACCGAACCGATGCTCGCTGAACTGTGGAGCATGGGCCAGGACGAGGTCCGTGACCAGTTGATGTCGAACCTCAAGCGACTGACGACGCAGTTTGCTCCAGAGAATGACCGGTCAACATCAAAGCCGTAG
- the qatC gene encoding Qat anti-phage system QueC-like protein QatC, whose translation MRLLCAPADVGRFDEAGTLRVVLYGQAGVPGRASVGAALRGDVRKERFAPDRRAWDLLSISNSVMVADAAGLRTQSPDGWTREFDLEIAVTEPGFWNGVAPLIADALAFLTTDRWSLRFIAGGAAAPQPARVVRPPQDCVALLSGGLDSLIGTIDLAAAGTLPLLISKIVRGDSEKQEEFAHAIAGGLRHIQLNDNAVVPKPKDTSQRARSIIFLAFGVLVATALAPYQEGAAIPLYVCENGFIAINPPLTGSRIGSLSTRTAHPQFLALFQDLLDAAGIRAALCTPYANKTKGEMLKECNNQPLLRTLAVRSTSCGRFQKFKYSHCGRCVPCQVRRSAFLAWGQPDLTQYVFEDIGRDDEQHAGFDDVRSVGMALAAAQNGGFEEWLGSALSWPRIENREALRDMLRRGLAELGHLHAKYGVK comes from the coding sequence ATGAGGCTGTTGTGCGCTCCGGCGGACGTCGGCCGCTTCGATGAGGCGGGCACGCTCAGGGTAGTGCTGTACGGCCAGGCAGGCGTCCCTGGTCGAGCGAGCGTAGGCGCCGCTTTACGCGGCGACGTCCGGAAAGAACGGTTTGCTCCCGATAGGCGCGCATGGGATCTCCTTTCCATCTCCAACTCGGTCATGGTGGCGGATGCCGCCGGGCTGCGAACCCAAAGCCCGGATGGATGGACTCGCGAATTCGATCTGGAGATCGCGGTGACCGAACCGGGCTTCTGGAATGGAGTTGCGCCGTTGATCGCCGATGCGCTGGCGTTCTTGACGACCGACAGATGGAGCTTGCGCTTCATCGCGGGCGGAGCGGCAGCTCCCCAGCCGGCGCGTGTGGTCCGGCCGCCGCAGGATTGCGTCGCGCTGTTATCGGGCGGCCTCGACAGTCTGATCGGAACGATTGACCTCGCTGCTGCCGGCACGCTGCCCCTCCTCATCAGTAAGATCGTGCGCGGTGACTCTGAGAAGCAGGAAGAGTTCGCGCATGCGATCGCAGGCGGTCTGAGACACATACAGCTCAACGACAATGCGGTCGTACCAAAACCGAAGGATACCTCGCAGCGCGCCCGTTCGATCATATTTCTCGCCTTCGGAGTTCTCGTCGCGACGGCCCTGGCGCCCTATCAGGAGGGAGCGGCCATTCCCCTATATGTCTGCGAAAACGGGTTCATCGCGATAAATCCACCGCTGACCGGAAGCCGGATCGGAAGCCTGAGCACACGAACGGCGCATCCCCAGTTCCTGGCGTTGTTTCAGGATCTTCTCGACGCCGCTGGCATCCGGGCGGCGCTCTGCACTCCCTACGCCAACAAGACGAAGGGAGAGATGCTGAAGGAATGCAACAATCAGCCGTTGCTGCGCACATTGGCCGTGCGTTCGACGAGTTGCGGTCGATTTCAGAAATTCAAATATAGCCACTGCGGCCGATGCGTACCTTGCCAAGTTCGAAGATCCGCCTTCCTCGCCTGGGGGCAACCGGATCTGACCCAGTACGTCTTTGAAGATATCGGTCGCGACGACGAGCAGCACGCGGGCTTCGACGACGTTCGTTCTGTCGGCATGGCTCTGGCCGCCGCACAAAATGGGGGGTTCGAAGAGTGGCTTGGGAGCGCACTGTCATGGCCGCGAATCGAGAATCGCGAGGCACTGCGGGATATGCTACGTCGGGGGCTCGCCGAACTCGGGCATCTGCATGCGAAATACGGTGTTAAGTGA
- the qatB gene encoding Qat anti-phage system associated protein QatB — protein sequence MPPLLQPSPIAPEKRFGGTRASLGDFARSGDARDLRRGLGHYIRNGYGGSNPATQRFGATAQTAGSLGYTLYSTASGAADAPIDAAVLAGRSTEEIATAIIEAVRPVDGTQDAEAERAAMHDAMSELLKEFPEADLLNLSDVEREFVIEKFTAIDVARRFELDVGKHLLERAPTATVAMSRLKQMRAYIAESVAAAFRRLRDQGRTLTTGRVASVVQAALRDTFEVFEGYEE from the coding sequence GTGCCGCCGCTGCTGCAGCCGTCGCCCATCGCTCCCGAGAAGCGATTCGGCGGCACCCGTGCCAGTCTGGGAGACTTTGCGCGCTCTGGTGACGCGCGTGATCTGAGACGCGGGCTTGGGCACTATATCCGCAACGGGTACGGCGGTTCGAATCCAGCGACCCAGAGGTTTGGTGCCACTGCACAAACCGCTGGTTCGCTCGGCTACACGCTTTACTCGACCGCCTCAGGCGCCGCCGACGCGCCGATCGACGCGGCCGTACTGGCCGGGCGGTCGACGGAAGAGATAGCGACCGCAATCATCGAGGCGGTCAGGCCGGTCGACGGAACTCAGGATGCCGAAGCGGAGCGTGCCGCCATGCACGACGCAATGTCGGAATTGCTGAAGGAGTTTCCGGAAGCCGACCTGCTCAATCTGTCGGACGTCGAACGTGAGTTCGTCATCGAAAAATTCACCGCCATCGATGTCGCCCGGCGCTTCGAACTCGACGTTGGCAAGCACCTTCTCGAACGGGCCCCGACCGCAACGGTCGCAATGTCCCGGTTGAAGCAGATGCGGGCGTACATCGCGGAATCCGTAGCGGCGGCTTTCCGGCGGTTGAGGGACCAGGGGCGAACCCTTACGACGGGACGCGTTGCGAGCGTTGTGCAAGCGGCGCTTCGGGATACGTTCGAGGTATTCGAAGGATACGAAGAATGA
- a CDS encoding P-loop NTPase fold protein gives MDVIADKLANEAESRETALEKVAALAKRVKWLRVAKLATTSAASIYFGVPPVGAAGEFFELGRKMWSEGFGKSDADAAKKAVGDAVKEGGELLKPKEETSPPKEIQALRDTLEQTLEELGITLVVLIDDLDRCLPETTISTLEAIRLFLFLKNTAFVIAADNDMIKHAVRKHFAGFENDLMVTNYFDKLIQVPIRVPQLGTQEVRAYMMLLFVDNSDLPEPDKEKIRAAVIRQLKSTWQGKKVDRAFVNSLDIGLPGSLVGQLDTAERLSSLMTTASGIVGNPRLIKRFLNALSIRMTISKAQGVGVDEAVLAKLLLFERIGDAKAYAELVKNVTTDAEGKPAFLKDWEEAAAAGRDLETKDPWTGDFVREWLALSPPLHDVDLRGALYVSREHAPLITPEDRLSSDGAELLAAMLEHPEMSARLRDRLVRVPRIETTVIMDRLLERARKEQEWGAPQILTACIALADADPVQGPRLAAFLEARPHQQIQPSIVPKISDRPWAASLLEVWGSSGDVSKPVKNAINKTRANGNVAV, from the coding sequence ATGGACGTCATTGCGGACAAGCTTGCGAACGAGGCCGAAAGCCGCGAGACAGCGCTCGAAAAGGTTGCCGCTCTTGCTAAGCGGGTGAAGTGGCTGCGGGTGGCGAAGCTCGCAACGACGTCGGCGGCTTCGATCTATTTCGGCGTTCCGCCGGTCGGGGCCGCCGGCGAGTTCTTCGAACTCGGCAGAAAGATGTGGAGCGAGGGCTTCGGGAAGAGCGATGCCGATGCGGCGAAGAAGGCCGTCGGCGATGCCGTCAAGGAAGGCGGCGAGCTTCTAAAACCGAAGGAGGAAACGTCTCCTCCGAAGGAAATTCAGGCTCTGCGCGACACGCTCGAGCAAACCCTTGAAGAACTCGGTATCACGCTTGTCGTGTTGATCGACGATCTCGACCGCTGCCTGCCCGAGACAACGATCTCGACGCTCGAAGCCATCCGCCTCTTCCTATTCCTCAAGAACACCGCCTTCGTCATCGCTGCGGACAACGACATGATCAAGCACGCAGTCCGCAAGCACTTCGCGGGCTTCGAAAATGACTTGATGGTAACGAACTACTTCGACAAGCTGATCCAGGTTCCGATCCGCGTGCCGCAACTCGGCACGCAGGAGGTCCGCGCATACATGATGCTGCTATTCGTGGACAACAGCGACCTGCCCGAGCCCGACAAGGAGAAGATTCGCGCCGCCGTGATCCGTCAACTGAAGAGCACTTGGCAGGGCAAGAAGGTGGACCGCGCGTTCGTCAACTCGCTTGACATCGGCTTACCGGGATCGCTGGTCGGGCAACTCGACACTGCCGAGCGGCTGTCTTCGCTCATGACAACGGCGTCCGGAATTGTCGGCAATCCCCGCCTGATCAAGCGCTTCCTGAACGCGCTATCGATCCGCATGACCATCTCCAAGGCGCAGGGTGTGGGCGTGGATGAGGCGGTCCTCGCTAAGCTCCTTCTGTTCGAGCGCATCGGCGACGCCAAAGCCTATGCCGAGCTCGTCAAGAATGTGACGACGGACGCGGAAGGAAAGCCCGCGTTCCTGAAGGACTGGGAGGAGGCAGCGGCCGCCGGTCGCGACCTGGAGACGAAGGATCCGTGGACCGGCGACTTCGTGCGCGAATGGCTGGCGCTTTCGCCGCCGTTGCATGACGTCGATCTCCGCGGGGCTCTTTACGTCAGCCGCGAGCATGCGCCGCTGATCACTCCTGAAGATCGCCTGTCCTCCGACGGCGCCGAACTTCTCGCGGCGATGCTCGAACATCCGGAAATGTCAGCTCGGTTGAGGGACCGCCTGGTCCGGGTGCCCCGGATCGAAACCACAGTGATTATGGATCGACTTCTCGAGCGCGCCCGCAAGGAACAGGAGTGGGGCGCGCCGCAAATACTTACGGCCTGCATTGCGCTCGCCGATGCCGATCCGGTCCAGGGACCGCGTTTGGCGGCGTTCCTCGAGGCGCGCCCTCACCAGCAGATTCAGCCTAGCATCGTGCCGAAGATCAGCGACCGCCCTTGGGCGGCGTCGCTTCTTGAGGTGTGGGGTTCGTCGGGCGACGTTTCTAAACCCGTGAAGAACGCCATCAACAAGACGAGGGCGAATGGGAACGTCGCAGTCTAG
- a CDS encoding transposase, which translates to MKLAARVVETTSRIRLAFAAACPEADLIRGLPGALLPLSP; encoded by the coding sequence TTGAAACTCGCTGCCCGTGTGGTCGAGACCACGAGCCGCATTCGCCTTGCGTTCGCCGCGGCATGTCCCGAAGCCGACCTGATCCGCGGCTTGCCCGGCGCGCTGCTGCCGCTCAGTCCTTGA
- a CDS encoding glycoside hydrolase family 12 protein: MDSNRISGAGAQGSPTGYVRTQEDHDLFRQAANEARSLSSAGPVSAQTPIWRSSAPYGSFSRDGYSWNNDVWGPHPGPQTISVSAANRWSVWSNQPNTPGIKSYPHVAFNIGKPLSSINTLSSSFNQEVPTGGAWDVAYDIWDSSDRHEIMLWTNYTGNSDGSGNVKPISYHYAPSGAAIPVYSNVNVGGATWNVFEGEGSDGHKVISLLRTSKTNSGTVDIKSILQWIKSKGYFGDINVGSVQYGVEITSSPGGKNFNFNNWSVTSK; encoded by the coding sequence ATGGATTCCAATCGGATAAGCGGTGCCGGCGCGCAAGGGTCTCCAACGGGTTACGTCCGGACACAGGAGGATCATGATCTATTTAGGCAGGCCGCGAATGAAGCCCGGTCATTATCATCTGCCGGGCCTGTGTCGGCACAGACGCCGATTTGGCGTTCGAGCGCTCCATACGGAAGCTTTTCACGCGATGGCTACTCTTGGAACAACGACGTATGGGGCCCGCACCCTGGGCCTCAGACGATTTCGGTGAGTGCAGCCAACCGGTGGAGCGTGTGGTCGAACCAGCCCAATACTCCTGGCATCAAGAGCTATCCGCACGTGGCTTTCAATATCGGGAAACCGCTCAGCTCAATCAACACTCTGAGCTCGAGCTTCAATCAGGAAGTTCCCACTGGCGGCGCCTGGGATGTCGCCTACGATATCTGGGACAGCTCAGACCGACATGAGATAATGCTCTGGACAAACTACACCGGAAACTCGGACGGGAGCGGCAACGTTAAGCCCATTTCATATCATTATGCCCCTTCCGGTGCGGCGATTCCGGTCTACAGCAATGTCAATGTAGGCGGGGCGACTTGGAACGTGTTTGAAGGCGAAGGCTCCGATGGTCACAAGGTCATCTCATTGCTGCGCACTTCGAAGACCAACAGCGGGACAGTGGACATCAAGAGTATCCTGCAGTGGATCAAGTCGAAGGGGTACTTTGGCGACATAAACGTCGGTAGCGTCCAATACGGCGTCGAGATTACCTCGTCCCCGGGGGGAAAGAACTTCAATTTCAACAACTGGTCCGTGACTTCGAAGTGA
- a CDS encoding DUF1521 domain-containing protein: MAYLPVAGLPVVGALDSTVNGVGSEGVVASPAFSTLLGQYVTPGAYQYLPAGAAVVVAPVVVPAGGVTTAVVAPAVVTPVVAAPVYMMAPPPPFMLLSQQSSGSEPSVDPVWTHEVKDGKATINLGDKYTITANEKDGTWTVRNNQTGHVTKIHGDPHVDANGDGKDDFDFKKDMTFQLDDGTKITVNNVDYGNGETISSRLTITNGHNAMVVEGLGDDKDGKNNLRVTQSNAGMTLDELTPDGAQTIHESGQGWVDGAGGVVNQASIDAGEQGRAPGNYQSASATPASATPVFFVPPPPPPLAMVPFAVAQTPAPSSQPAPVWSHEVKDGKATINLGDKYTITADEKDGTWTVRNNQTGHVSRIHGDPHVDANGDGKDDFDFKKGMTFQLDDGTKITVDTVDYGKGKTISSKLTITNGDNAMVVEGLGDDKDGKNNLKVTQSNAGRTLDQLTSDGAQTIHETNQGWVDNSGRKVTQSVINHNENPDAPPDFKTMMREAMFRRIFGRDAQPA; the protein is encoded by the coding sequence ATGGCGTATCTTCCCGTGGCCGGTCTCCCCGTGGTCGGCGCACTCGATTCGACGGTAAATGGGGTGGGGTCAGAGGGGGTGGTTGCCAGCCCAGCTTTCAGCACACTGTTGGGACAGTATGTCACGCCGGGTGCCTACCAGTACCTGCCGGCAGGCGCTGCCGTCGTTGTCGCTCCGGTGGTCGTTCCTGCAGGTGGCGTCACAACCGCTGTCGTGGCTCCGGCGGTCGTCACTCCAGTCGTGGCTGCTCCCGTGTACATGATGGCTCCGCCTCCTCCTTTCATGCTGTTGAGCCAGCAAAGTTCGGGTTCGGAGCCTTCCGTCGATCCGGTATGGACGCATGAGGTCAAGGATGGCAAGGCCACGATCAACCTCGGCGACAAATATACGATCACAGCCAATGAGAAGGATGGCACCTGGACCGTCCGCAACAACCAGACCGGCCATGTCACGAAGATCCATGGCGATCCCCATGTTGACGCTAACGGGGACGGCAAGGATGACTTCGACTTCAAGAAAGATATGACCTTCCAGCTCGACGATGGGACCAAGATTACCGTCAATAATGTCGACTACGGTAATGGTGAGACCATCTCCTCAAGGCTGACCATTACGAACGGCCACAACGCGATGGTTGTGGAGGGGCTCGGCGACGACAAGGATGGCAAAAACAATCTGAGGGTGACTCAGTCCAACGCTGGCATGACTCTTGATGAGCTGACACCCGATGGTGCCCAGACGATCCATGAGAGCGGCCAAGGCTGGGTCGATGGCGCCGGCGGCGTGGTGAATCAGGCGAGTATCGATGCCGGCGAACAGGGTCGCGCGCCGGGCAACTACCAGTCTGCAAGCGCAACGCCTGCCAGTGCAACACCCGTGTTCTTCGTTCCTCCTCCACCGCCGCCTCTTGCGATGGTTCCGTTTGCCGTCGCTCAGACGCCAGCGCCGTCATCTCAGCCAGCGCCAGTGTGGTCGCACGAGGTCAAGGACGGCAAGGCGACGATCAACCTTGGTGATAAGTATACGATCACAGCCGATGAGAAGGACGGCACCTGGACCGTTAGGAACAACCAGACCGGCCATGTCTCGAGGATCCACGGCGATCCTCACGTCGATGCTAATGGCGACGGCAAGGACGATTTCGACTTCAAGAAAGGTATGACCTTCCAGCTCGACGACGGCACGAAGATTACGGTGGACACGGTCGATTATGGCAAGGGAAAAACCATCTCCTCGAAGCTCACCATCACCAACGGCGACAATGCCATGGTTGTGGAGGGACTCGGCGACGACAAGGATGGGAAAAACAATCTGAAGGTCACGCAGTCTAATGCTGGGCGAACGCTTGATCAGCTGACGTCCGATGGAGCTCAGACAATCCATGAGACAAATCAGGGGTGGGTTGACAACTCCGGACGCAAGGTGACGCAGTCGGTGATCAACCACAATGAGAACCCGGATGCGCCGCCGGATTTCAAGACGATGATGCGCGAGGCCATGTTCCGGCGCATTTTCGGTCGCGATGCACAGCCGGCATGA
- a CDS encoding EAL domain-containing protein, translated as MDVPEALKASSLELWYQQKLHLRTLVPSGAEALIRMRHPAWGVVPPAYFIPDESDPHFHALSEFVIARAIEDWRYLLGQIGPVDLSINLPISFLADDAAVRELCYRIPDHAAFAGLLIEIDSAEVIDNLDLAIDVARRVRLHNIGISIDNVGAKWPSLLGLPNFPFVQLKVDHQYVTGCADQRLKQTVCRRIVELAHDSGAQVIAQGGETRADFLAAHEMDFDQVQGYLFGKPMGVKKFARSRTHFSEKEPIVLTHGA; from the coding sequence GTGGATGTGCCCGAAGCGCTGAAAGCCAGCTCGCTCGAGCTGTGGTATCAGCAGAAACTTCATCTCCGGACATTGGTTCCGAGCGGCGCCGAGGCGCTGATCCGGATGCGCCATCCCGCATGGGGCGTCGTGCCGCCTGCCTACTTCATCCCCGACGAAAGCGATCCGCATTTTCATGCGCTGTCCGAGTTCGTGATCGCGCGCGCGATCGAGGACTGGCGCTATCTGCTCGGGCAGATCGGACCGGTCGATCTCTCGATCAACCTGCCGATCTCGTTTCTGGCCGACGATGCTGCGGTGCGCGAGCTTTGCTACCGGATTCCGGATCATGCGGCGTTCGCCGGCCTGCTGATCGAGATCGACAGCGCCGAGGTGATCGACAATCTCGACCTGGCGATCGATGTCGCCCGGCGCGTTCGCCTGCACAATATCGGCATCTCGATCGACAATGTCGGCGCGAAGTGGCCATCCTTGCTGGGATTGCCGAACTTTCCGTTCGTCCAGCTGAAGGTCGACCATCAATACGTCACCGGTTGCGCGGATCAGCGCCTCAAGCAGACGGTGTGCCGGCGTATCGTCGAGCTCGCACACGACTCCGGCGCGCAGGTTATTGCGCAGGGGGGCGAGACGCGCGCGGACTTTCTTGCCGCACATGAGATGGATTTCGATCAGGTCCAGGGTTACCTGTTCGGCAAGCCGATGGGCGTCAAGAAGTTCGCCCGCTCGCGCACGCACTTCTCGGAGAAAGAGCCGATCGTCCTGACGCATGGCGCCTAG
- the istB gene encoding IS21-like element ISFK1 family helper ATPase IstB, with protein sequence MAKAFEEQRRSPDLEALPFEDRIGLLVDREAAERDTRRLTTRLKIAALRQTACVEDVDLRTPRGIDRAVFAKLVEGRWIDRHENLLVTGATGLGKSWLACALGHKACRDNRSVLYHRVPRLFEALALARGDGRYARLLKSLGRAQLLILDDWGLSVLTAAERRDLLEILEDRHGRASTIVTSQLPVDTWHGAIGDPTVADAILDRLVHNAHRLQLTGESMRKRSAKTITLDGNQNTDSISHRP encoded by the coding sequence ATGGCCAAGGCCTTCGAGGAGCAGCGCCGATCGCCCGATCTCGAAGCCCTGCCGTTCGAAGATCGCATCGGCCTGTTGGTCGACCGCGAAGCCGCCGAACGCGACACCAGGCGGCTCACCACGCGCCTCAAGATCGCCGCACTGCGCCAGACTGCTTGCGTCGAGGACGTCGATCTGCGCACCCCGCGGGGCATCGACCGCGCCGTTTTCGCCAAACTCGTCGAAGGTCGCTGGATCGATCGCCACGAGAATTTGCTCGTCACCGGGGCAACCGGCCTGGGCAAAAGTTGGTTAGCCTGCGCGCTCGGCCACAAGGCCTGCCGCGACAACCGATCAGTCCTCTATCATCGCGTTCCAAGGCTGTTCGAGGCGCTCGCGCTCGCGCGCGGAGACGGACGCTACGCCCGACTCCTCAAAAGCCTCGGCCGCGCTCAGCTTCTGATTTTGGATGATTGGGGACTATCGGTGCTCACCGCCGCGGAACGCCGCGATCTGCTCGAAATCCTCGAGGACCGACATGGCCGCGCATCCACCATCGTCACAAGTCAGCTCCCCGTGGACACCTGGCATGGAGCCATTGGGGACCCCACGGTCGCCGACGCCATTCTCGATCGCCTCGTCCACAACGCCCACCGCCTCCAGCTCACCGGAGAAAGCATGCGAAAACGCAGCGCCAAAACCATCACCCTTGACGGCAACCAGAACACTGACTCTATCTCCCATCGGCCGTAG
- a CDS encoding type II toxin-antitoxin system RelE/ParE family toxin: MAISCDLRQYGRATSGEPAASTRECTSASRSHPDCRAIGVRLDTLNEAVNSSELKLTGNDFHKLAGKSVRYTIHINGPWCITFEFEGSDAFKVDFDQYH, translated from the coding sequence TTGGCGATCAGTTGTGATCTTAGGCAGTATGGCCGCGCCACTAGCGGCGAACCGGCTGCGTCGACAAGAGAATGCACAAGCGCATCGCGCTCTCATCCTGATTGTCGCGCTATAGGAGTTCGTCTCGATACGCTCAACGAAGCCGTCAACAGTTCCGAACTGAAGCTGACAGGCAACGATTTCCACAAGCTGGCCGGAAAGTCCGTGCGCTACACGATTCACATCAATGGCCCGTGGTGCATCACATTCGAGTTTGAAGGAAGCGATGCATTCAAGGTTGACTTTGACCAGTACCACTGA
- a CDS encoding tyrosine-type recombinase/integrase, whose amino-acid sequence MMRSELHGLHGEKPHWIIPAVRTKNKKAEHTVPLFPTAVKLIEAALEIGKPEKGEDQGNRPVVASRFESVGVLASHCMSQAVRRLLEDNELVAFTPHDLRRTAATIVHASMRDGICSKRSEKRFQRIEKHLITITG is encoded by the coding sequence ATGATGCGTTCCGAGCTTCACGGCCTACACGGGGAAAAGCCCCACTGGATCATTCCCGCTGTACGGACGAAGAACAAGAAAGCGGAGCACACAGTCCCGCTCTTCCCGACTGCCGTCAAGTTGATCGAGGCGGCCTTGGAGATCGGCAAGCCAGAGAAGGGAGAGGACCAAGGCAACAGACCCGTCGTTGCCAGTCGCTTCGAAAGCGTTGGGGTGCTTGCGAGCCACTGTATGAGCCAGGCTGTGCGGCGCTTGTTGGAAGACAATGAGCTGGTAGCCTTTACGCCCCATGACCTCAGGCGTACAGCCGCGACCATCGTTCATGCGTCTATGCGCGATGGCATATGTTCGAAGAGAAGCGAGAAGCGATTCCAGCGGATTGAAAAGCATTTAATCACAATCACCGGTTAG
- a CDS encoding cold-shock protein: MRTGTVVSYSVEKGWGFIRPDYGDGKDLFVHISDLRGCAGADLVSGTRVTFGIRFNKQRSKYRAVEVRLRAPGHGDQ; this comes from the coding sequence ATGCGCACCGGAACAGTAGTGTCGTACAGCGTTGAAAAGGGCTGGGGGTTCATTCGGCCTGACTATGGCGACGGCAAGGATTTGTTCGTGCACATATCGGACCTTCGCGGCTGCGCAGGGGCTGATCTGGTGTCCGGCACGCGCGTGACTTTCGGTATTCGTTTCAATAAACAGCGCTCGAAGTACAGAGCCGTCGAAGTCAGGCTGCGCGCTCCGGGGCATGGCGACCAGTGA